The Akkermansiaceae bacterium genome has a window encoding:
- a CDS encoding sodium-translocating pyrophosphatase, producing the protein MNPIVTPIAGIAGLVIAFLILSNILKRPGGEGKVKEIADQIHKGAMVFMKREFVLISFFAIIIALLLFFFQKEDYGKQQSLAFVLGCLASSFAGFVGMFTATRANVRTTLAARDNGQADALGVAFFGGSVMGLTVASMGLIGLGGLFYFYKENEHVAEIMEGFAMGASLVALFYRVGGGIFTKAADVGADLVGKVEAGIPEDDPRNPGVIADNVGDNVGDVAGMGSDIFESYCGAQIATVAIAGAIAADTAKNSALLEKLGTTAEKADELMFLPLALTTVGLLCSVLGILLVKMMSAKNPASALRIGTIGAAIIFIIASFGYTSMLGLSGNAALAVLCGAVGGIIIGLITEYYTGGKPIRDIAKSGETGVATVMISGLSVGLKSVAVPLLTLAATIYVSYEFAGLFGVGLAAVGMLGTVGITMAIDAYGPVADNAGGIAEMSAMGPETRKITDGLDAVGNTTAAIGKGFAIGAAGLAALALITAFIKKSGVGEGFNFADEAVLRTFFVGLFIGGIVPFLNGAITMDAVGSAAFEMINEIRRQFREIPGLLEGTGEPDSAKCVDIATQAATKRMILPALLAVGTPITVGFGFNAIGGTGIGAIALTGTLCGALLGCILMALFMSNAGGAWDNAKKYVEDGHYGGKNSETHKGCVVGDTVGDPFKDTSGPSMNILINVMAIVSLVIAPLLCR; encoded by the coding sequence ATGAATCCCATCGTCACTCCCATCGCAGGCATCGCAGGCCTTGTCATCGCATTCCTGATTCTATCTAACATCCTCAAACGCCCGGGCGGCGAGGGCAAGGTGAAGGAAATCGCCGACCAGATTCACAAGGGCGCCATGGTCTTCATGAAACGCGAGTTCGTCCTCATATCCTTTTTCGCAATCATCATTGCCCTGCTGCTCTTCTTTTTCCAAAAAGAGGACTACGGCAAACAACAATCCCTGGCCTTTGTCCTAGGCTGCCTCGCCTCGTCGTTCGCCGGATTCGTAGGTATGTTCACCGCTACCCGCGCCAATGTTAGAACCACGCTGGCCGCACGCGACAATGGACAGGCCGACGCGCTCGGGGTTGCCTTCTTCGGCGGCTCGGTGATGGGCCTCACCGTTGCTTCGATGGGACTCATCGGACTGGGTGGGCTGTTTTACTTTTACAAGGAAAACGAGCACGTTGCGGAAATCATGGAGGGATTTGCCATGGGGGCATCACTGGTGGCACTCTTCTATCGGGTTGGTGGTGGCATTTTCACCAAAGCCGCCGATGTCGGTGCTGACCTGGTGGGTAAAGTGGAGGCAGGCATCCCCGAGGACGACCCCCGTAATCCTGGCGTGATCGCTGATAACGTCGGTGACAACGTCGGTGACGTCGCCGGTATGGGCTCTGATATTTTTGAATCCTACTGCGGTGCCCAGATTGCCACAGTGGCCATTGCCGGAGCGATTGCTGCCGATACGGCCAAGAACTCCGCGCTGCTGGAGAAGCTCGGCACCACGGCGGAAAAGGCTGATGAATTGATGTTTCTCCCGTTGGCGCTCACCACGGTCGGGCTGCTTTGCTCGGTCCTCGGTATCCTGCTGGTAAAAATGATGTCAGCCAAAAACCCCGCCAGCGCATTACGTATTGGAACCATTGGCGCCGCCATCATCTTTATTATTGCTTCATTCGGTTACACCAGCATGCTGGGGCTGAGTGGCAATGCTGCGCTCGCCGTTCTCTGCGGTGCCGTCGGCGGTATCATCATCGGCCTGATCACCGAGTATTATACAGGAGGAAAACCCATCCGTGACATCGCCAAGTCGGGTGAAACCGGCGTCGCAACGGTGATGATCAGCGGCTTGTCGGTAGGGCTCAAATCCGTCGCCGTGCCACTCCTGACACTAGCCGCCACCATCTATGTTTCCTACGAATTCGCAGGTCTCTTCGGAGTAGGCCTGGCCGCCGTGGGGATGTTGGGAACGGTGGGTATCACCATGGCCATCGATGCCTACGGACCGGTTGCCGACAACGCAGGTGGTATCGCTGAAATGAGTGCCATGGGACCGGAAACCCGCAAGATCACCGACGGACTCGACGCTGTGGGCAACACCACCGCCGCCATAGGCAAGGGCTTCGCCATCGGTGCCGCTGGATTGGCTGCCCTCGCCCTGATCACCGCCTTCATCAAAAAATCCGGCGTGGGTGAAGGCTTCAACTTTGCTGACGAAGCGGTATTACGCACCTTTTTCGTCGGTCTCTTTATCGGGGGGATCGTTCCCTTTTTAAACGGAGCCATCACCATGGATGCCGTGGGTAGCGCCGCCTTCGAAATGATCAACGAGATCCGCCGCCAGTTCCGCGAAATCCCGGGCCTCCTGGAGGGCACCGGAGAGCCGGATTCTGCAAAATGCGTCGATATCGCCACCCAGGCCGCCACCAAACGCATGATCCTCCCCGCTTTACTCGCCGTTGGAACCCCGATCACTGTCGGCTTTGGATTCAACGCCATCGGGGGCACCGGTATCGGTGCCATCGCGCTCACCGGGACACTGTGCGGCGCCCTGCTTGGCTGTATCCTGATGGCTCTTTTTATGTCGAACGCAGGTGGCGCATGGGACAATGCCAAGAAGTATGTCGAGGACGGCCATTACGGTGGCAAGAATTCCGAAACCCACAAGGGTTGTGTCGTTGGTGATACCGTCGGTGATCCGTTCAAGGATACCTCCGGTCCGTCGATGAACATCCTCATTAACGTGATGGCCATTGTCAGCCTCGTCATTGCCCCGCTATTGTGCCGCTAA